One Drosophila willistoni isolate 14030-0811.24 chromosome 2R unlocalized genomic scaffold, UCI_dwil_1.1 Seg167, whole genome shotgun sequence DNA segment encodes these proteins:
- the LOC6642312 gene encoding lipase 1 has translation MSVLGGIIIAIVIAVAHGNSKWNTLDWLEAHNVSYELHNVTTGDGYQLQVQRLPRLGARPVLLVHGLLGSSLSWLCQGPGKSLAFQLYQQHYDVWLANLRGSSPYGRHHLELTDVMAEFWHYSFHEFGSYDLAAIIDHMTEITSKGSSSAEGEVQDGEEKANAEVVEPHQVLLIGHSQAFNAFLVLCAMQPRFNQRILLIQALAPLAQLHRQVRFDSAQVRAVMKFVKQRQKSNKFELFQPGELRKICQKKREQCEYYTKQLVGSSQNNKKLLDAFNYDNLLQGGSIREIKHLQQIWKSGDFIAYDYGPIENLQVYHNIEALGYNLSDISVPIILYFGQTDALATPEGVHAIYAKMLNSVRSVRRIASNKFNHLDFLLSSDVKTLVNDKLIELMEKFLEGKLPYIIE, from the exons ATGAGTGTGTTAGGTGGCATAATCATTGCCATTGTCATTGCCGTTGCCCACGGCAACAGCAAATGGAACACG TTGGACTGGCTTGAGGCTCACAATGTTAGCTATGAATTGCACAATGTGACCACTGGCGATGGCTATCAGTTGCAAGTGCAGCGTTTACCTCGTTTAGGCGCAAGACCAGTGCTTCTAGTACACGGTCTATTGGGCTCTTCACTTAGCTGGTTATGCCAGGGGCCTGGAAAAAGTCTGG CCTTTCAGTTGTATCAACAACATTACGATGTCTGGTTGGCAAATCTACGCGGCTCCTCGCCGTATGGACGACATCACCTCGAGCTAACGGATGTCATGGCTGAATTTTGGCATTATAGTTTTCATGAGTTCGGCTCGTATGATTTAGCCGCCATAATTGACCACATGACGGAGATAACTAGCAAAGGTTCCAGTTCTGCCGAAGGGGAAGTGCAGGACGGGGAGGAGAAGGCGAATGCAGAGGTGGTCGAACCACACCAAGTCTTGCTAATTGGACACTCACAA GCCTTTAATGCATTTTTGGTTCTCTGCGCCATGCAACCGCGTTTCAATCAACGCATCCTCCTAATACAGGCACTGGCCCCTTTGGCCCAATTGCATCGTCAGGTGCGTTTCGATTCCGCACAGGTGCGAGCCGTTATGAAGTTTGTCAAG CAACGTCAAAAATCTAATAAATTTGAACTTTTTCAACCTGGCGAATTGCGTAAAATTTGCCAAAAGAAACGCGAACAGTGCGAATATTATACCAAGCAATTAGTAGGTAGTTCTCAGAATAATAAAAAG CTTCTGGATGCCTTTAACTATGATAATTTGCTTCAAGGTGGTTCGATTCGAGAGATAAAACACTTGCAGCAGATATGGAAATCGGGTGATTTTATTGCCTATGATTATGGACCCATCGAGAATTTGCAGGTGTATCATAATATTGAAGCTTTGGGCTACAATCTAAGTGATATAAGTGTGCCGATTATATTGTACTTCGGACAAACCGATGCATTAGCCACGCCCGAAGGCGTTCATGCGATTTATGCCAAAATGTTGAATTCGGTAAGAAGTGTCAGACGAATTGCTTCAAATAAATTCAATCATTTGGATTTTCTACTCTCTTCCGATGTGAAAACATTGGTCAATGACAAGTTAATTGAGCTAATGGAAAAATTTCTTGAGGGCAAATTGCCATACATAAttgaatga
- the LOC6642313 gene encoding aminomethyltransferase, mitochondrial, which produces MFKLSKRLLPTLNWIQRLASNSSATTPERTALYDFHVKNGGKLVNFCGYSLPVQYADQSIISSHLYTRQVGSIFDVSHMLQTYVRGKDAATCMETICTADILGLPNGSGTLTVFTNDNGGILDDLIVNKVNEKELYVVSNAAMKQQDMNIMSSAVSHFKSQGKDVSIEFLTPSDQSLIAIQGPQAVAELAKLLAPQTQSLDQLYFMNSSTFNVNGLTNIRITRCGYTGEDGVEVSVPSTQVTSLTEALLANGKLKLAGLGARDSLRLEAGLCLYGSDIDTQTTPIEAALAWLVAKRRRATKDFPGAETVLKQLKEGVSKRRVGLKMLGTKPPPARSGIQIFNDEGKELVGQITSGCPSPSIGSNIAMGYIQEKLKKVGTRVQLKVRDKFYEAEITKMPFVGANYYSKPK; this is translated from the exons ATGTTCAAACTAAGCAAACGATTGCTGCCAACTCTAAACTGGATTCAACGTCTGGCCTCCAACTCCTCCGCAACGACTCCTGAGCGCACAGCATTGTATGATTTTCATGTGAAAAATGGTGGAAAATTAGTCAATTTCTGTGGCTATTCATTGCCGGTACAATATGCGGATCAGAGTATTATATCTTCGCATTTGTATACCCGCCAAGTGGGCTCTATTTTCGATGTCTCTCACATGCTGCAGACCTATGTGAGGGGTAAAGATGCAGCTACTTGTATGGAAACAATTTGTACTGCGGATATTTTGGGTTTACCAAATGGTTCGGGCACTCTGACTGTATTCACCAATGATAATGGTGGCATATTGGATGATCTTATAGTGAATAAAGTCAATGAGAAAGAGCTCTATGTAGTCTCGAATGCGGCTATGAAGCAACAAGATATGAACATAATGAGTTCGGCTGTG TCTCATTTTAAATCTCAAGGCAAGGATGTATCGATAGAGTTTCTGACCCCATCGGATCAATCTCTCATAGCTATACAGGGACCCCAAGCAGTTGCTGAGCTGGCAAAACTGTTGGCACCACAAACGCAATCCTTAGATCAATTGTACTTTATGAACTCCTCTACTTTCAATGTAAATGGTTTGACTAACATACGAATTACACGTTGTGGCTACACAGGAGAAGATGGCGTTGAAGTTTCAGTGCCCTCAACTCAAGTGACATCGCTAACCGAAGCATTGCTGGCAAATGGTAAACTAAAACTGGCTGGTCTAGGTGCTAGAGATTCGTTACGTCTGGAAGCTGGCTTATGTCTCTATGGCAGCGATATTGATACCCAAACCACGCCCATCGAAGCTGCTTTAGCCTGGCTGGTAGCCAAACGACGTCGGGCAACGAAAGATTTCCCTGGAGCCGAAACTGTCCTTAAGCAGCTAAAGGAAGGAGTCTCAAAACGTCGTGTGGGCCTCAAAATGCTGGGCACCAAACCACCGCCGGCTCGTTCGGGCATACAAATATTCAACGATGAGGGTAAAGAGCTTGTGGGACAGATAACAAGTGGTTGCCCAAGTCCCAGCATTGGATCAAATATTGCCATGGGTTACATAcaagaaaaattaaagaaagttGGCACACGAGTTCAACTAAAAGTTCGCGATAAGTTTTATGAGGCGGAAATCACCAAAATGCCATTTGTCGGTGCCAATTATTACAGTAAAccaaagtaa
- the LOC6642638 gene encoding lipase 1: protein MRFKLHLILLLAMLIFIQRSQAQFNIGADEEDEEEEEEEEEEESSVEDETYEEKLQRKNIKEDATLSVDKLIAKYGYESEMHHVTTEDGYILTLHRLKQEGAQPFLLQHGLVDSSAGFVVMGPNISLAYLLADHSYDVWLGNARGNRYSRNHTSLDPDERKFWDFSWHEIGMYDLPAMIDYILENTGYKKLQYIGHSQGCTSFFVMCSMKPEYNDKVLSMHALAPAVYAKETEDHPYIRAISLYFNSLVGSSITEMFNGEFRFLCRMTEETERLCIEAVFGIVGRNWNEFNRKMFPVVLGHYPAGVAAKQVKHFIQIIKTGRFAPYSYSSNRNMQLYREHLPPRYNLSMVTVPTYVYYSSNDLLCHPHDVESMCNDLGNMMEKYLVPLKEFNHMDFLWAIDVRQLLYQPILQAIEGRKEGHEKNSVQQRRRRRSRLGLHDNL from the exons ATGCgttttaaattgcatttaattttacttttggCCATGCTAATTTTCATACAACGATCTCAAGCCCAATTCAATATTGGGGCCGATGAGGAGGAcgaagaggaggaggaagaagaggaggaggaagaaAGCAGTGTAGAAGATGAAACATATGAAGAGAAATTGCAGCGAAAGAATATCAAAGAGGATGCAACTCTAAGTGTG GATAAACTAATTGCCAAATATGGCTATGAATCGGAAATGCATCATGTGACAACAGAAGATGGTTATATCTTAACTTTACACCGCTTGAAACAAGAAGGAGCTCAACCATTCCTACTTCAACATGGCTTAGTGGACAGTTCAGCTGGTTTTGTTGTCATGGGTCCCAATATAAGTCTGG CTTACTTACTGGCCGATCATAGTTATGATGTGTGGTTGGGAAATGCTCGTGGTAATCGCTATTCCCGCAATCACACCTCTCTTGATCCGGATGAAAGAAAATTCTGGGATTTTAGTTGGCATGAAATCGGAATGTACGATCTGCCAGCCATGATTGATTACATACTGGAAAATACTGGTTATAAGAAATTGCAATATATCGGGCACTCTCAGGGTTGCACTTCATTTTTTGTGATGTGCTCCATGAAACCGGAATATAATGATAAAGTCCTATCGATGCATGCCTTGGCACCAGCAGTCTATGCCAAGGAAACGGAAGATCATCCTTATATCAGAGCCATCAGTTTGTATTTCAAT AGTCTTGTGGGTAGTTCGATTACTGAAATGTTTAATGGAGAATTTCGTTTCCTTTGCCGCATGACTGAAGAAACCGAACGTCTATGCATAGAAGCCGTCTTTGGCATAGTAGGAAGAAATTGGAATGAATTCAATAGG aaaatGTTTCCAGTTGTTCTGGGACACTATCCGGCAGGTGTGGCTGCCAAGCAAGTGAAGCATTTCATACAAATCATAAAGACTGGACGATTTGCACCCTATAGCTATAGTTCCAATAGAAACATGCAATTGTATCGAGAACATTTGCCTCCAAGATACAATCTGAGTATGGTCACAGTGCCGACATATGTGTATTATTCATCGAACGATTTGCTTTGTCATCCACATGATGTGGAATCCATGTGCAATGATTTGGGTAATATGATGGAAAAGTATTTGGTACCCTTGAAGGAGTTCAATCATATGGATTTCCTCTGGGCCATCGATGTAAGACAATTGCTATATCAGCCCATTCTACAAGCCATCGAAGGACGCAAGGAAGGACATGAAAAGAACAGTGTACAACAGAGAAGACGACGAAGAAGTCGTCTTGGCCTACATGATAATCTTTGA